A portion of the Acidobacteriota bacterium genome contains these proteins:
- a CDS encoding winged helix-turn-helix domain-containing protein, with protein MPFPETTRLELPILQELQATGGSDQVRYLYDRLTGYFPQLSEDDLAARTETGRNRWRTLVQRAGKQLADAGELKRAQAHWTITPRGLKRVAAEAVQFEPSRAPGQNATRALSHREAQDLLVEIGSLLGWHAEAEFEYYDVVWRASAHAPRLSHVFEVQIAGSVDSALTRLKQAYEAQRSQLFLVIGAERDVTFARKRLAASFHEILHAVTVIGVGDLQRLAETLQQQAVLLEKLVRRV; from the coding sequence ATGCCTTTCCCCGAAACCACCCGCCTCGAGTTGCCCATCCTGCAAGAACTCCAGGCCACGGGCGGCAGCGATCAGGTGCGGTATCTGTACGACCGGCTCACTGGCTACTTTCCGCAGTTGAGCGAAGACGATTTGGCCGCACGCACAGAAACCGGGCGCAATCGTTGGCGCACGCTGGTGCAACGCGCCGGGAAGCAATTGGCCGACGCGGGCGAATTGAAACGCGCGCAGGCGCACTGGACGATCACACCGCGCGGGTTGAAACGTGTCGCAGCCGAGGCTGTGCAATTCGAGCCGAGCCGCGCGCCTGGGCAAAACGCGACGCGCGCGCTGTCGCATCGTGAAGCGCAGGACTTGCTGGTCGAAATCGGTTCGCTGTTAGGCTGGCATGCCGAAGCGGAGTTTGAGTATTACGACGTGGTCTGGCGCGCCAGTGCGCACGCGCCGCGCCTAAGCCATGTTTTCGAAGTGCAGATTGCGGGCAGCGTGGACAGCGCGTTGACGCGGCTGAAGCAGGCTTATGAGGCGCAGCGCTCGCAACTCTTCCTGGTTATCGGCGCTGAACGAGATGTGACATTTGCGCGGAAACGGTTGGCCGCCTCGTTTCACGAAATCCTACACGCGGTGACGGTCATCGGTGTGGGCGACTTACAACGGCTGGCCGAAACGCTACAGCAACAAGCCGTGCTGCTCGAAAAATTGGTGCGGCGCGTTTGA
- a CDS encoding zinc ribbon domain-containing protein — MFCPKCGTPSKGKRFCTRCGLAQMLPRYQGTPRNAAAQTVVRTVSVAAHQTVTQKVAPVVLTTPQRNAAAAQTVRIKQSSVTVVPALARSRGKALDRSTHTIPAKTASQRRVSVLLAAAVMLLLAGGFGFQQYRQQPVAAQAVASLVAKPTVTPMASPTPVLAQRWTLIADQTSEVSAAENALAEPDQTAAVIASGGQLALELRAGSFFGNGPGADVQVHSAALAPVSYTVFVRNAAAAAWQRIDSNRHGFVQGIKGHDMGHHGLLQARQLLIRNDADTALPVDAVSVVYPDKVVETPDHHHTH, encoded by the coding sequence ATGTTTTGTCCAAAATGTGGAACCCCAAGCAAAGGCAAACGCTTTTGCACACGCTGCGGCCTCGCACAAATGTTGCCGCGCTACCAAGGCACGCCGCGCAACGCCGCTGCCCAGACTGTCGTCCGCACGGTATCTGTTGCGGCCCACCAAACCGTGACGCAAAAAGTCGCGCCGGTGGTGCTGACTACGCCGCAACGCAACGCCGCTGCCGCGCAAACGGTGCGGATTAAACAAAGCAGCGTGACGGTCGTCCCTGCACTTGCACGCAGCAGAGGCAAAGCCTTAGACCGAAGCACACACACAATCCCGGCGAAGACGGCCTCGCAACGCAGAGTGTCTGTGCTGTTGGCGGCGGCTGTCATGCTCTTGTTGGCCGGAGGTTTTGGCTTTCAGCAATACCGGCAGCAACCGGTTGCGGCACAGGCGGTGGCCTCGCTGGTCGCTAAACCTACGGTCACGCCGATGGCGTCGCCGACGCCGGTTTTGGCGCAGCGCTGGACGCTCATTGCTGACCAGACCAGCGAGGTCAGCGCTGCTGAAAACGCCCTGGCGGAGCCGGATCAGACCGCCGCCGTGATCGCTTCCGGCGGTCAACTCGCCTTGGAGTTGCGCGCGGGCAGCTTTTTTGGCAACGGCCCAGGCGCGGATGTGCAGGTGCACAGCGCGGCCTTAGCGCCAGTCAGCTACACAGTCTTTGTGCGCAACGCCGCCGCCGCCGCGTGGCAGCGTATTGACAGCAACCGCCACGGTTTTGTGCAGGGCATCAAAGGTCACGACATGGGCCATCACGGCTTATTGCAAGCGCGCCAGTTGTTGATTCGCAACGATGCGGACACCGCGCTGCCGGTGGACGCCGTCTCGGTCGTCTATCCAGACAAAGTGGTCGAAACGCCAGACCATCACCACACGCATTGA